One Cohnella candidum genomic region harbors:
- a CDS encoding capping complex subunit for YIEGIA: MAKIVAVVTTQRDEVGGGAPIFVAKDAEKMKKTAFLLEKMLDCAAHELSESLYLIVDHRAENG; this comes from the coding sequence ATGGCGAAAATCGTAGCCGTCGTGACGACGCAAAGAGACGAGGTGGGCGGAGGGGCGCCGATCTTCGTCGCGAAGGATGCGGAGAAGATGAAGAAAACCGCCTTCCTGCTCGAAAAGATGCTGGATTGCGCCGCTCATGAGCTGAGCGAAAGCCTCTACCTCATCGTGGACCACCGGGCGGAAAACGGTTAG
- a CDS encoding YIEGIA family protein: MTEWIHAHRDLTGVLLGTGFGLCARLLMMRTDYRQYPAYPHGVISNIALGLIAGALGSISVPALYHNNYTAVTFLSLAAQQFRDVRNLERNTLTAIDKVELVPRGSAYIEGMAVVFEGRNYLAIFTALLTSMASMAINWWSGVLAGLLTLAVVHRFMRGKTIRDIANVAEAEVKFDGPGLFVGDVYMMNVGLEEDRNLILKQGIGVMLTPHNGNGRVTIANLGQRQAILYDVSTRLGVYRDEGEPTLIPLAKLSLDSGRLAVLVLPRERNVQFAVQAVENVPLLEAAVRLPVIANRRSQGG; encoded by the coding sequence ATCACGGAATGGATTCATGCCCATCGGGATTTAACCGGCGTGCTGCTCGGAACGGGATTCGGCTTGTGCGCCCGGCTGCTCATGATGCGGACCGATTACCGGCAGTATCCGGCTTACCCTCACGGCGTGATCTCCAATATCGCGCTTGGCTTGATCGCCGGTGCTCTCGGTTCCATCTCCGTTCCCGCGCTGTACCATAACAACTACACCGCGGTCACGTTTTTGTCGCTGGCGGCTCAGCAGTTTCGGGATGTCCGCAATTTGGAACGAAATACGTTGACCGCAATCGACAAGGTGGAACTCGTGCCCCGCGGATCCGCCTATATCGAGGGCATGGCCGTCGTTTTCGAGGGACGGAATTACCTGGCCATATTCACGGCGCTGCTCACGTCGATGGCATCCATGGCGATCAACTGGTGGAGCGGCGTGCTGGCGGGGCTGTTAACGCTCGCCGTCGTGCATCGGTTCATGCGCGGGAAAACGATCCGCGACATCGCGAATGTTGCCGAAGCGGAAGTCAAGTTCGATGGGCCGGGGCTATTCGTAGGCGACGTCTATATGATGAACGTCGGTTTGGAGGAAGACCGCAATCTCATTCTCAAGCAGGGGATCGGCGTCATGCTCACGCCGCATAACGGAAACGGACGGGTGACGATCGCGAATTTGGGCCAGCGCCAAGCGATCTTGTACGACGTTTCCACCCGCCTGGGCGTTTACCGGGATGAAGGGGAGCCCACCCTGATACCGCTTGCCAAGCTGTCACTGGATTCCGGACGGCTGGCCGTTCTCGTGCTTCCGCGCGAGCGGAACGTACAATTTGCGGTGCAGGCGGTTGAAAACGTGCCGCTGCTGGAAGCGGCGGTCAGGCTGCCGGTCATCGCGAACCGGCGCAGCCAAGGAGGATGA
- a CDS encoding Nramp family divalent metal transporter, which produces MASEQGWRNPRTQPTMPEVYRSLKIPKTGSWFRKFLAFAGPGYLVAVGYMDPGNWATDLAGGSLFGYTLLSVILLSNLMAILLQALAGKLGIVTGRDLAQACRDHYSKPVSMGLWALCELAIAACDLAEVIGTAIALNLLFGIPLMYGIIITVLDVLVILLLQHKGFRYIEAMVITLIGTVGLCFVAEIVMSQPAVSEVFRGFVPSAEIISNPTMLYIAIGILGATVMPHNLYLHSSIVQTRQFEQTELGKRQAIRYTTADSTIALFFALFINAAILIVSAAAFHSAGILDVAEIGDAYNLLAPLLGSTMASILFGVALLAAGQNSTLTGTMAGQIVMEGFLNIRLPAWLRRLITRLIAIVPAVIVTAIAGESGTAQLLILSQVILSLQLSFAVIPLVKFTSDKKKMGVFVNPLWLQILAWAVAIVIAGLNLYLLYQTVAGWLN; this is translated from the coding sequence ATGGCCTCCGAACAAGGCTGGCGCAACCCCAGAACGCAGCCGACGATGCCCGAGGTCTACCGGAGCTTGAAAATTCCGAAAACCGGCTCCTGGTTCCGGAAGTTCCTGGCGTTTGCCGGACCGGGGTATCTGGTCGCGGTGGGGTACATGGACCCGGGCAACTGGGCGACGGACTTGGCCGGAGGATCGCTGTTCGGCTACACGCTGCTTTCCGTCATCCTGCTGTCCAACCTGATGGCCATCCTGCTCCAAGCGCTCGCGGGCAAGCTCGGCATCGTAACGGGCAGGGATTTGGCACAGGCGTGCCGGGACCATTACAGCAAGCCGGTTTCGATGGGCCTATGGGCTTTGTGCGAACTCGCGATCGCGGCTTGCGACCTCGCGGAAGTCATCGGAACGGCGATCGCCCTGAACTTGCTTTTCGGCATTCCCCTCATGTACGGCATTATCATAACCGTCCTGGACGTTCTCGTCATTTTGCTGCTCCAGCATAAAGGCTTCCGTTACATCGAAGCGATGGTCATTACGCTTATCGGAACGGTGGGTCTCTGTTTCGTCGCCGAAATCGTGATGTCCCAGCCGGCGGTGTCGGAAGTGTTCCGGGGATTCGTTCCGAGCGCGGAAATCATTTCGAACCCGACCATGCTGTATATCGCCATCGGCATACTCGGCGCGACCGTCATGCCGCATAACCTATATCTGCACTCTTCCATCGTGCAAACCCGGCAGTTCGAGCAAACCGAGCTGGGCAAACGGCAAGCCATCCGTTACACCACCGCGGACTCCACGATTGCGCTGTTCTTCGCGCTGTTCATCAACGCGGCGATCTTGATCGTATCCGCCGCAGCCTTCCACTCCGCCGGCATTCTGGACGTGGCGGAGATCGGTGACGCGTACAATCTGCTCGCGCCGCTGCTCGGTTCCACGATGGCGAGCATCCTGTTCGGAGTCGCCCTGCTGGCGGCGGGACAGAACTCTACGCTGACGGGAACGATGGCCGGACAGATCGTCATGGAGGGTTTCCTGAACATCCGGCTGCCCGCCTGGCTGCGGCGGCTGATCACGCGCCTGATCGCGATCGTGCCGGCCGTCATCGTCACGGCCATCGCGGGAGAGAGCGGAACCGCGCAGCTCTTGATTCTGAGCCAGGTCATCCTGTCGCTGCAGTTGTCCTTCGCGGTCATTCCTCTCGTGAAGTTCACGAGCGACAAGAAAAAGATGGGCGTCTTCGTGAATCCGCTTTGGCTGCAGATCCTGGCTTGGGCAGTCGCGATCGTGATCGCCGGCTTGAATTTGTACCTGCTGTATCAGACGGTCGCCGGCTGGTTGAACTGA
- the rpsA gene encoding 30S ribosomal protein S1, with amino-acid sequence MSEETKVQETGSAEAVGEGAINETAQPANEAAETVSQDAMDNLVTLKKGDIVKGTIVKIEDNQAFVSLGYKYEGTISLRELSNVQLDNASEAVQVGQEVEAKVLNIDDAKETLTLSKRQAETPKAWDELQAKFESGEAFDVVVADVVKGGLVADVGVRGFIPASMVERHFVEDFSSYKGRTLRVKVKEIDRENNKVILSAKDVLEAEYEQKKNEIMDSLQPGQVIEGTVQRLTPFGAFVDIGGVDGLVHVSEMAWQHVAHPADVVSEGQSVKVKVLKVDPSVGKISLSIKAAQPGPWESATGQFNTGDIVTGVVKRLVSFGAFVEIAPGVEGLVHISQIAHRHIATPHEVLKEGQEVQAKILDFNPAEKRVSLSIKETEEAPARPERAPRAPKESSSNLPEPESMSFTLGEKFGDKLSKFK; translated from the coding sequence ATGTCGGAAGAAACGAAAGTACAAGAAACGGGATCCGCCGAAGCGGTGGGCGAAGGCGCGATCAACGAAACCGCACAACCGGCGAACGAGGCTGCCGAGACGGTCTCGCAGGATGCGATGGATAACCTCGTAACCTTGAAAAAGGGCGACATCGTCAAAGGGACGATCGTCAAAATCGAGGACAACCAAGCATTCGTAAGCCTTGGTTATAAATATGAAGGGACGATTTCGCTCCGCGAACTGTCCAACGTTCAACTGGACAATGCTTCGGAAGCCGTGCAAGTCGGCCAAGAAGTCGAAGCCAAAGTCCTGAACATCGACGATGCGAAGGAAACGTTGACCCTGTCCAAGCGCCAAGCCGAAACTCCGAAAGCTTGGGACGAACTGCAAGCGAAATTCGAAAGCGGAGAAGCGTTTGACGTCGTCGTCGCCGATGTCGTCAAAGGCGGGCTTGTGGCAGACGTGGGCGTGCGCGGTTTCATTCCGGCATCCATGGTCGAGCGCCATTTCGTAGAAGATTTCAGCAGCTATAAAGGCCGCACTCTTCGCGTGAAAGTCAAGGAAATCGACCGCGAAAACAACAAGGTCATCCTTTCGGCGAAAGACGTCCTCGAAGCCGAGTACGAGCAAAAGAAAAACGAAATCATGGATTCCCTGCAGCCGGGCCAGGTCATCGAAGGCACGGTTCAACGCCTGACTCCGTTCGGCGCGTTCGTCGATATCGGCGGCGTGGACGGATTGGTCCATGTATCCGAAATGGCTTGGCAGCACGTCGCCCATCCGGCCGATGTCGTGTCCGAAGGCCAATCGGTTAAAGTGAAAGTGCTGAAGGTGGATCCTTCCGTAGGCAAGATTTCCCTCAGCATCAAAGCGGCGCAGCCGGGTCCTTGGGAATCCGCTACGGGCCAATTCAACACCGGCGACATCGTGACGGGCGTCGTGAAGCGCCTTGTCAGCTTCGGCGCATTCGTCGAGATCGCACCGGGCGTGGAAGGTTTGGTCCACATTTCCCAAATCGCCCATCGCCACATCGCCACTCCGCACGAAGTGCTGAAGGAAGGGCAAGAAGTGCAAGCGAAGATCCTCGACTTCAATCCGGCCGAGAAGCGCGTTTCCCTGTCCATCAAGGAAACGGAAGAAGCGCCTGCCCGTCCGGAACGCGCTCCCCGCGCGCCGAAGGAGTCTTCGTCCAACCTGCCTGAGCCGGAAAGCATGAGCTTTACGCTCGGCGAGAAATTCGGCGATAAATTGAGCAAATTCAAGTAA
- a CDS encoding lysophospholipid acyltransferase family protein produces the protein MLYAFSRGIIRGIYRLLFRLEAKGLENIPAEGPVILCSNHKSLQDPFTLGAFVPRKVHYMAKAELFKIPVVSQVIRAWGAFPVKRGGVSKEAIRNAIDLLKSGKVMGIFPEGTRNESLGAAKRGAVTIAVRSGATVIPVALVGEYRLFRKVKAVYGAPVDMKPFVEAGTSEAMDAATEKIMSKIREMLQTGRPSA, from the coding sequence ATGTTATACGCCTTTAGCAGGGGGATCATCAGGGGGATTTATCGGCTTCTGTTCCGCCTGGAAGCGAAGGGACTCGAGAACATCCCAGCCGAGGGACCTGTCATTCTTTGCAGCAATCATAAGAGCTTGCAGGATCCGTTTACGCTCGGGGCTTTCGTTCCCCGCAAGGTGCATTACATGGCCAAAGCCGAACTGTTCAAGATTCCCGTGGTCAGCCAGGTCATCCGAGCCTGGGGCGCATTCCCGGTCAAGCGGGGCGGCGTCAGTAAAGAAGCGATCCGCAACGCCATCGATCTGCTTAAAAGCGGCAAAGTGATGGGGATCTTTCCGGAGGGAACCCGCAACGAATCGCTCGGAGCGGCCAAACGGGGAGCGGTGACCATCGCCGTCCGTTCGGGAGCGACGGTCATTCCGGTCGCGTTGGTGGGAGAGTATAGGCTTTTCCGCAAAGTGAAGGCGGTCTACGGGGCACCGGTCGACATGAAACCGTTCGTCGAGGCCGGAACTTCCGAAGCGATGGATGCGGCGACCGAGAAGATCATGTCCAAAATCAGGGAAATGCTGCAGACCGGCCGGCCATCCGCTTAA
- the cmk gene encoding (d)CMP kinase translates to MSPQLTPRINIAIDGPAGAGKSTVARMVARDMQYIYVDTGAMYRTVTLKAMEAGLSADEASRVTDLAESLDIRLLPGPEGQKVIADGEDVSSRIRSLEVNRQVSHFAKIEGVRNRMAELQRRMAKEKGVVMDGRDIGTHVLPDAELKVFLTASPRERALRRFKELGDNPGVTLEQLEKDIAERDRIDQEREIAPLVRAADARLVDSTGRSAEQVAGEIVKWGQEITGTISAEEK, encoded by the coding sequence ATGAGTCCGCAACTGACGCCACGCATCAACATCGCCATAGACGGTCCGGCCGGCGCCGGCAAAAGCACGGTTGCCCGGATGGTCGCCCGGGATATGCAATACATATATGTCGACACTGGAGCCATGTATCGCACGGTCACGCTGAAAGCCATGGAAGCGGGATTGTCCGCCGATGAAGCGTCCCGCGTCACGGACCTGGCCGAGAGCCTGGACATCCGTCTCCTTCCGGGTCCGGAAGGGCAGAAGGTGATCGCGGACGGGGAAGACGTCAGTTCCCGCATCCGTTCCTTGGAAGTGAACCGGCAAGTGTCCCATTTCGCCAAAATCGAGGGCGTCCGCAACCGGATGGCCGAGCTTCAGAGACGAATGGCGAAAGAGAAGGGCGTCGTCATGGACGGCCGGGATATCGGCACCCACGTGCTGCCCGATGCCGAATTGAAAGTATTCCTGACCGCTTCTCCCCGCGAGCGCGCGTTGCGCCGCTTCAAAGAGCTGGGGGACAATCCCGGCGTCACGCTGGAACAGTTGGAGAAAGACATCGCCGAACGGGACAGGATCGACCAGGAACGGGAGATCGCTCCGCTCGTGCGTGCCGCCGACGCGAGGCTCGTCGACTCGACCGGCCGATCGGCCGAACAAGTGGCGGGCGAAATCGTGAAATGGGGACAGGAGATCACGGGAACCATTTCGGCGGAGGAGAAGTAA
- a CDS encoding flagellar brake protein, which yields MQRRSVFLFSCRHGGFSVLPKINQTTYLQLMPVQDPDSATSLRSRVADMDDKSIWLEIPLDEKSRRYHRPQTGEQFRMFYFTQDGVKHLFTTTVTGIKKDTVTLFSVRKPNLDEIEREQRRSYLRVEAQLELAVRIGDKVRFTAITDDVGGGGLSFRTDRKWPLVPGASISCWLLLTYKNGNIGHAKFDGEVVRVLPVEPDKHLVMMRFQDIQDAEQQRIIRYCFERQLDKHKG from the coding sequence GTGCAACGCAGGAGCGTGTTCCTGTTCTCATGCCGACATGGAGGTTTTTCGGTGCTTCCTAAAATAAATCAAACGACCTATTTACAGTTGATGCCAGTGCAAGACCCCGATTCAGCGACCTCCTTGCGTTCCCGCGTGGCAGACATGGACGACAAATCGATCTGGCTGGAAATCCCGCTCGACGAGAAAAGCCGGAGATACCACCGCCCCCAGACCGGGGAGCAGTTTCGGATGTTTTATTTTACGCAGGACGGCGTCAAACACCTGTTCACGACGACGGTTACCGGAATCAAGAAAGATACGGTCACGCTGTTTTCCGTCCGGAAGCCGAACTTGGACGAAATCGAAAGGGAGCAGCGGCGCAGCTACCTGCGGGTCGAGGCCCAGCTGGAGCTGGCCGTGCGGATTGGAGACAAGGTGCGGTTTACCGCGATCACCGACGACGTCGGCGGCGGCGGACTGTCTTTCCGGACCGACCGCAAATGGCCGCTCGTTCCCGGCGCCTCGATCAGCTGCTGGCTGCTGCTCACCTATAAGAACGGGAACATCGGCCACGCCAAATTCGACGGCGAAGTCGTCCGGGTGCTGCCGGTAGAGCCTGACAAGCACCTCGTCATGATGCGGTTCCAGGACATCCAGGACGCCGAACAGCAGAGAATCATCCGATACTGTTTCGAACGCCAGTTGGACAAGCACAAGGGTTAG
- the ypeB gene encoding germination protein YpeB, which produces MYARLSSILFPIAAILFVGAVLWGYQEHQDKNTILIKAENQYQRAFHDLNHHMNRLQDELGQTLAVSSTSQGMQRKGLVNVWRLTSQAQNEINQLPLAMLPFNKAEAFLSRISNFAYSTSVRDLAKQPLTASETNMLKSLYAKSSDINQQLGKIQDAVISNRLRWMDVEAAMASEHNPHDNTIIDGFRTVDKKIGEYPETDWGPSALSSPRIQSTDGLSGKDMSPAEIRARAASFLSHRAAATGPLMLSEAGGQTRFKTYTVNAESGDGARIQMSYTRKGGQLLWYMNTRQVKSRKLNFDTARNKASNFLVRNGYRDMTPVTYDEYDHVAVFAFAGTKNGVRMYPDKVTVRVALDNGEVVGLQASQHVFSNNLLTPGKPKVSKEQASRGLNPDFRVSDYSLAVVENEMHRPVLCHEFIGKIHGSSYRIYMNADTGIEETIERIPDATKVLYRT; this is translated from the coding sequence ATGTACGCGCGTCTCAGTTCCATCCTATTTCCGATCGCCGCGATCCTGTTCGTCGGCGCCGTTCTGTGGGGCTATCAGGAGCACCAGGACAAAAACACGATCTTGATCAAGGCCGAGAACCAGTACCAGAGGGCTTTCCACGACCTGAACCACCACATGAACCGGCTGCAGGACGAGTTGGGCCAGACGCTGGCGGTCTCCTCGACGTCCCAAGGCATGCAGCGCAAAGGGCTCGTAAACGTTTGGCGGCTGACCAGCCAGGCGCAAAACGAAATCAACCAGCTCCCGCTCGCGATGCTGCCTTTCAACAAAGCGGAAGCGTTCCTGTCCCGCATCTCGAACTTCGCATACAGCACGTCGGTGCGGGATTTGGCGAAGCAGCCGCTCACGGCGAGCGAAACGAATATGTTGAAGTCGTTGTACGCCAAATCTTCGGACATCAACCAACAGCTCGGCAAAATCCAGGACGCGGTCATCTCGAACCGGCTGCGCTGGATGGATGTCGAGGCCGCGATGGCGAGCGAGCACAATCCCCACGATAACACGATCATCGACGGCTTCCGCACCGTCGACAAGAAGATCGGGGAGTATCCGGAGACGGATTGGGGACCATCCGCCTTGTCTTCGCCACGGATCCAATCCACGGACGGCTTGAGCGGCAAGGACATGTCCCCGGCCGAAATCCGCGCCCGCGCCGCCTCTTTCCTGAGCCACCGAGCGGCGGCAACCGGACCGCTGATGTTGTCGGAAGCCGGAGGACAAACGAGGTTCAAGACGTATACGGTCAACGCAGAGAGCGGCGACGGAGCCCGCATCCAGATGAGCTATACCCGCAAAGGCGGACAGCTTCTGTGGTACATGAACACGCGCCAGGTGAAGTCCAGGAAGCTCAACTTCGACACGGCTCGCAACAAGGCCTCCAACTTCCTCGTCCGTAACGGCTATCGCGACATGACGCCCGTCACCTACGACGAATACGACCATGTGGCCGTCTTCGCATTCGCCGGCACCAAGAACGGCGTCCGCATGTATCCGGATAAAGTGACGGTCCGGGTAGCGCTGGATAACGGGGAAGTCGTGGGGCTGCAAGCGTCCCAGCATGTGTTTTCCAACAATCTATTGACGCCGGGCAAACCCAAAGTGTCCAAAGAGCAGGCTTCCCGGGGCCTGAACCCCGATTTCCGGGTGTCCGACTATTCTCTGGCCGTCGTGGAGAATGAAATGCACAGGCCCGTGCTGTGCCACGAGTTCATCGGCAAGATCCACGGCAGCAGCTACCGCATCTATATGAATGCCGATACGGGCATCGAGGAAACGATCGAACGCATCCCCGACGCCACCAAAGTGCTTTACCGTACGTGA
- the prsW gene encoding glutamic-type intramembrane protease PrsW has translation MLLSVLAAAIAPGLALLAYFYWKDRYDSEPLSMVLRMFVTGVLIVLPAMVLQRGLTIWLGDSPFTFSFVISAGVEELLKFFVLYHIIFNHTEFDEPYDGIVYATAVSLGFATLENVLYAFLQPTTFGTLLVRALLPVSGHALFGVFMGYSLGRAKFSKGKQVRFHLGMAVLLPLIWHGVYDLMMLTVPSSWMWVAVPFMLLLWFRGIRRVNRANAVSPFRWLKREEEIKS, from the coding sequence ATGCTGCTATCGGTGCTGGCTGCCGCCATTGCCCCCGGACTCGCTCTGCTTGCTTATTTCTACTGGAAAGACCGATACGACTCGGAGCCGCTCTCGATGGTGCTGAGAATGTTCGTCACGGGCGTTCTTATCGTTCTTCCCGCCATGGTTTTGCAGCGGGGGTTGACGATATGGCTCGGAGATTCCCCATTCACGTTCTCTTTCGTGATCTCCGCCGGCGTGGAAGAACTGCTTAAATTTTTCGTCCTTTACCATATTATCTTTAACCATACCGAATTCGACGAGCCGTACGACGGCATCGTATACGCAACGGCCGTCTCGCTGGGTTTCGCGACTTTGGAAAACGTACTTTACGCCTTCCTGCAGCCGACGACGTTCGGCACCTTGCTCGTCCGGGCGTTGCTTCCGGTATCCGGACATGCCTTGTTCGGCGTATTCATGGGCTACTCGCTCGGCCGCGCGAAGTTCTCCAAGGGCAAACAGGTGAGATTCCATCTGGGCATGGCCGTCCTGCTGCCCTTGATTTGGCACGGCGTGTACGATCTCATGATGTTGACGGTTCCGTCGAGCTGGATGTGGGTGGCGGTTCCCTTCATGTTGCTGCTGTGGTTCCGGGGCATCCGCCGCGTAAACCGCGCCAATGCCGTTTCGCCGTTCCGCTGGCTGAAACGGGAGGAAGAGATTAAATCCTGA
- a CDS encoding genetic competence negative regulator produces MRMERLGQDKIRIFLTFDDLTERGIQKEDMWREIPKVHELFSEMMDQAYNELGFDASGPLAVEVFAMPAQGMVVIVTRGKQERDADSAAIEEMDEEVYEMEVTLEQSEAIIYRFRDIEDAIGAAKTLAGRLTDEGRMYRYQNQWILCFDPAGLESAGYHALIAVLAEYGDATSVTPAVLEEYGQTVIPSNAVKVLAEHFG; encoded by the coding sequence ATGAGGATGGAGCGGCTTGGCCAAGACAAAATACGAATTTTCCTCACGTTCGACGATCTGACGGAACGCGGGATCCAAAAAGAAGACATGTGGCGCGAGATTCCCAAGGTGCATGAACTGTTCAGCGAAATGATGGATCAAGCTTATAACGAGCTCGGATTCGATGCCTCCGGACCGCTTGCGGTTGAAGTATTCGCCATGCCGGCTCAAGGAATGGTCGTCATCGTGACGCGAGGCAAACAGGAACGCGACGCGGACTCCGCGGCGATCGAAGAGATGGACGAGGAAGTTTACGAAATGGAAGTAACGCTTGAACAAAGCGAAGCCATCATATATCGTTTCCGGGATATTGAAGACGCGATCGGAGCGGCCAAAACGCTGGCCGGCCGGTTGACGGACGAAGGACGCATGTACCGGTACCAGAACCAATGGATTCTCTGCTTCGATCCGGCCGGACTTGAAAGCGCGGGTTACCACGCTTTGATCGCCGTGCTGGCCGAGTATGGGGATGCCACGTCGGTAACGCCGGCGGTGCTGGAGGAATACGGGCAAACGGTGATTCCCTCCAACGCGGTGAAGGTGCTGGCCGAGCATTTCGGCTGA
- a CDS encoding polysaccharide deacetylase family protein, producing MPIDKTKSPDKVVLLTFDDGPKEKVMLTRILDALDKHHAKAIFFVNGYRIKAHPELLKLIDDRGQVIGNHSYDHIMLGKEKEAKIRDQIESVQKMVHDVVGKTPVFFRPPFASANDAVHQIAKENDLLFMTWSNGSLDWDLGKNVKNKPQAVIDNVMKQLHPGSNILMHELEWTSETLDNLLTQLEAKGYSFVDPNSIELTTAAAK from the coding sequence GTGCCCATCGACAAAACCAAATCCCCGGACAAGGTCGTCCTGCTCACGTTCGATGACGGACCGAAAGAGAAGGTCATGTTGACCCGCATTCTCGACGCGCTGGACAAACACCATGCCAAAGCGATTTTTTTCGTGAACGGTTACCGGATCAAGGCCCACCCGGAGCTGCTCAAGCTGATCGACGACCGCGGCCAGGTCATCGGGAACCATTCGTACGACCACATCATGCTCGGTAAAGAAAAGGAAGCCAAAATCCGCGACCAAATCGAGAGCGTCCAGAAGATGGTCCATGATGTAGTCGGCAAAACGCCGGTATTCTTCCGCCCCCCGTTCGCGTCCGCCAACGACGCCGTCCATCAGATCGCCAAGGAAAACGACCTTCTGTTCATGACCTGGTCCAACGGTTCCCTCGATTGGGACCTCGGCAAAAACGTCAAAAACAAGCCGCAGGCCGTCATCGACAACGTCATGAAGCAGCTCCATCCCGGCAGCAACATCCTGATGCACGAGCTGGAGTGGACGTCCGAAACGCTCGACAACCTGCTCACCCAATTGGAAGCCAAAGGATACAGCTTCGTCGACCCGAACAGCATCGAGTTGACCACCGCCGCAGCCAAATAA
- a CDS encoding CPBP family intramembrane glutamic endopeptidase produces MRKFDIRKLKLRKVTVDDLNDRMLLLNLYLTQLITLIIGLAWLFFQGRNPIRVLSFPGNGEFALWGAGLAAVVLVVDVAISRWVPDEASDDGGVNERIFLKRPVWHIALIALVVSICEELLFRGAVQHAIGAYWTSIVFAAIHVRYLRHWIPTGLVFSISYGLGWIYILTGTIWAPIAAHFLVDLIMGLIIRFRRETE; encoded by the coding sequence ATGAGAAAATTCGACATTCGCAAACTAAAACTCCGTAAAGTCACGGTCGACGATCTGAACGACCGCATGCTGCTGCTGAATCTGTATCTCACTCAGCTTATTACTCTCATTATCGGTCTCGCGTGGCTGTTTTTTCAGGGGCGGAACCCGATTCGCGTTCTGTCTTTTCCCGGGAACGGCGAATTCGCCCTTTGGGGCGCCGGTCTCGCCGCCGTCGTCCTGGTGGTCGACGTGGCGATTTCCCGCTGGGTTCCGGACGAAGCATCCGATGACGGAGGCGTAAACGAAAGGATTTTCCTGAAGCGTCCGGTGTGGCATATCGCGCTCATTGCGCTTGTCGTGAGCATTTGCGAGGAGCTCCTGTTCCGGGGGGCCGTGCAGCACGCTATCGGAGCATATTGGACCAGCATCGTGTTCGCGGCGATCCACGTGCGGTACTTGCGGCATTGGATTCCGACGGGCCTCGTGTTTTCCATCAGCTACGGATTGGGCTGGATTTACATACTCACGGGCACGATCTGGGCGCCGATCGCCGCTCATTTTCTGGTCGATTTGATTATGGGCCTCATTATCCGCTTTCGGAGGGAGACAGAATGA